A stretch of the Kroppenstedtia eburnea genome encodes the following:
- the coxB gene encoding cytochrome c oxidase subunit II, which yields MSQGKRLALLLSLFAIFALVMTGCEEPSKSVFDPKGSAGEHNLNLIMLSVYIMTFVCVVVMAIYFYVLIRYRRKPGDNSIPKQVEGSMKLEMLWIIIPVILLVILAVPTLTTTFTLAEKPAKDEDAVRVKVTAHQYWWEFNYPDLGIKTAQELHIPVGKRVYLELISDDVVHSFWVPELGGKQDTVPGRTNHMWLDAKEPGVYAGRCAELCGASHALMNFEVVADEQGDFDKWVAQRQKPSSEPQTAEQEAGKKVFSQNCMSCHAIDGTELKTRGGKAPNLTGFSEREKIAGLLENNDENLDKWLKHPDQIKPGTYMPSFDFLSKKDMNNLKTYLESLE from the coding sequence ATGAGTCAGGGGAAACGTTTGGCGCTTCTTTTGTCCTTGTTTGCAATCTTCGCCTTGGTGATGACCGGGTGCGAAGAACCGTCGAAATCCGTCTTTGATCCCAAAGGCAGCGCCGGTGAGCATAACCTCAACCTGATCATGTTGAGTGTGTACATCATGACTTTTGTCTGTGTGGTTGTCATGGCGATCTATTTTTATGTTTTGATCCGGTACCGTCGGAAGCCGGGCGACAACAGCATCCCCAAGCAGGTGGAAGGCAGCATGAAGCTGGAGATGTTGTGGATTATCATTCCGGTGATCCTGCTGGTGATTTTGGCGGTTCCCACGTTGACCACCACCTTCACACTGGCGGAGAAACCTGCCAAGGACGAAGATGCAGTGCGGGTGAAGGTGACGGCACATCAATATTGGTGGGAGTTCAACTACCCGGATTTGGGGATCAAAACAGCACAGGAACTGCACATTCCGGTGGGCAAGCGGGTTTACCTGGAACTCATCTCCGATGATGTGGTTCACTCCTTCTGGGTGCCTGAACTCGGAGGAAAACAGGATACGGTGCCCGGTCGGACCAACCACATGTGGTTGGACGCCAAAGAACCGGGTGTCTATGCAGGACGTTGTGCTGAGCTTTGCGGCGCCAGCCACGCTCTGATGAACTTTGAGGTGGTTGCCGATGAACAAGGTGACTTTGACAAGTGGGTGGCCCAGCGGCAAAAACCCTCCTCCGAACCGCAAACAGCCGAGCAGGAAGCCGGTAAAAAGGTGTTCAGCCAAAACTGCATGAGCTGTCATGCCATTGACGGAACCGAGCTGAAAACCCGTGGCGGCAAAGCGCCCAACCTGACCGGTTTTTCCGAGCGCGAAAAGATTGCGGGTCTCCTTGAAAACAACGATGAAAACCTGGATAAATGGCTGAAGCATCCGGATCAGATCAAACCAGGTACTTACATGCCGTCCTTTGACTTCCTGAGCAAAAAGGATATGAATAACCTGAAAACATATTTGGAAAGTCTGGAGTGA
- the cyoE gene encoding heme o synthase translates to MERPFQQSSGGLLTEEPSSEAAAKATWRDYWELTKPGINASNQMAVFTGFWLAGHHLFHFGLLLATLLGTALVTAGACTINNYIDRDIDPLMDRTRNRPVAAGRIRPQSALWMGCLLALAGVAVLLVLVNPLSAILAATGFFAYVLLYSVWAKRTTIWNTVVGCISGAVPPLIGWAAVEGTLELPAWMLFLFMFVWQPPHFYALAMMKTEDYRAAGIPMWPVVKGLADTKRQILFYIILMLPVSLLLVGTGVVSWLYLVTAIMISGVWIYLAVAGWSSQNNEDWARRMFLYSLLYLTVMQVAMFVDPILFG, encoded by the coding sequence GTGGAGCGACCCTTTCAACAGTCCTCGGGTGGGCTTTTGACCGAGGAACCCTCTTCAGAGGCGGCGGCGAAGGCCACCTGGAGGGACTATTGGGAATTGACCAAGCCGGGGATCAACGCCTCCAACCAGATGGCGGTGTTCACTGGTTTTTGGCTGGCCGGACATCATCTGTTCCACTTCGGTCTCCTGTTGGCGACTTTGCTGGGGACTGCACTGGTGACCGCGGGGGCATGCACGATCAACAACTACATTGATCGGGATATTGATCCGCTCATGGACCGGACGCGCAACCGCCCCGTGGCTGCCGGGAGAATCCGGCCGCAGTCTGCTTTATGGATGGGCTGTCTGTTGGCGCTTGCGGGTGTCGCTGTTCTGTTGGTTCTGGTGAACCCGCTTTCAGCGATTTTGGCAGCGACCGGCTTCTTTGCCTATGTCCTTCTGTATTCCGTCTGGGCCAAGCGGACAACCATCTGGAATACGGTGGTGGGTTGTATCTCCGGAGCCGTCCCGCCATTGATCGGATGGGCGGCTGTGGAAGGCACTTTGGAACTTCCGGCTTGGATGTTGTTCCTGTTCATGTTCGTTTGGCAGCCGCCTCACTTCTACGCTTTGGCGATGATGAAGACGGAAGACTACCGGGCGGCGGGAATTCCCATGTGGCCGGTTGTGAAGGGGCTGGCGGATACGAAGCGGCAGATCCTGTTCTATATCATCCTGATGCTTCCCGTGTCTCTGTTGCTCGTCGGGACGGGAGTGGTCAGCTGGTTGTATCTCGTGACGGCAATCATGATCAGTGGAGTTTGGATCTACTTGGCTGTTGCCGGATGGTCTTCCCAGAATAACGAAGACTGGGCCCGAAGGATGTTCCTCTATTCGCTTCTCTACCTGACTGTGATGCAGGTGGCGATGTTCGTCGACCCCATCCTGTTCGGGTGA
- a CDS encoding ATP-binding protein, with product MSILIPIKTESDVVTIRSKVREITGGLGFDELDQSRIVQSVSELALNVVHHAEEGTVLIEPLDREGRRGIRMVVQDFGPGMAETEPILRMSETPSVVEGHGLRQVRELMDEFVIRAVNGKGTCVQVSKWLTVAAMEVEE from the coding sequence TTGAGTATCTTGATCCCGATCAAGACGGAATCGGATGTCGTCACCATCCGAAGCAAGGTTCGGGAAATCACCGGAGGGTTGGGGTTTGATGAATTGGACCAGAGCCGCATCGTGCAATCGGTGTCGGAACTGGCGCTCAATGTGGTGCATCATGCGGAGGAAGGCACTGTTCTGATCGAGCCGCTCGACAGGGAAGGACGAAGGGGCATCCGCATGGTGGTCCAGGATTTCGGTCCCGGGATGGCAGAAACGGAACCCATCCTCAGAATGTCGGAAACTCCGTCGGTGGTGGAAGGACACGGGCTTCGCCAAGTCAGGGAACTGATGGATGAATTTGTGATCCGGGCGGTGAATGGCAAGGGAACATGCGTTCAAGTGAGCAAGTGGCTCACCGTTGCCGCAATGGAGGTGGAGGAATAG